The Lysinibacillus timonensis nucleotide sequence GCTAGGAATCTCGCTATCTTTTTCCTTAATCATAGGGTTACCGCTCGGGATTCTACTCTTTATCACAGATAAAGGTCTATTCTGGGAAAATCGATTTGTTAATAGTGTGTTTGGATTTGTAGTGAATTTAATTCGGTCAGTTCCTTTCATTATCTTAATTGTAGCACTATTTCCATTAGCGACACTAATAGTCGGAAGGGCGATTGGTCCTGTTGCTGCAAGTGTTTCACTTTCTATAGCGGCTATACCATTTTTTGCACGACTCGTAGAAGGTGCGCTACGTGATATTGATAAAGGGGTTATTGAGGCATCGATTGCAGTAGGTGCAACACCTTGGATGATTATAAAAGATGTACTTTTACCAGAAGCAAAATCAAGCATTATACGTGGGGTCACAATAACGGTTATTAGTTTAGTCGCTTACTCTGCAATGGCAGGGACAGTTGGTGGTGGTGGAATTGGAGATCTAGCTATCAGACACGGCTATTATCGTTATGATGATACAATGATGATTGCAACCGTCACACTTTTGGTTATTATTGTTCAAATAATCCAGTTTACAGGAGAATGGATTGCAAAATCAGTTGATAAAAGATAGTAAAAGGAGAAAAGAAAATGAAAAAGTATTTATTAACCTTCCTTACATTAGTTCTAGCTGTAGTACTAGCTGCATGCGGAAGTAACAATGAAGGATCTACTTCAACAAATGAAGGTAACACAGAAACACAAGAAAATAAAAATATTAAATTAGGGGCAACAGCTGGTCCTTATAGTGATATGTTAAGTAAAGCGATTATCCCTCAACTAGAAGAAAAAGGCTATACTGTGGAATTAGTTGAATTTAGTGACTATATTCAACCAAACAATGCTTTGAATAATGGCGATATTGACGCTAATTTGTTCCAACACTCAATTTATTTAGAAACATTTGAACAACAAAATAACATGGATTTAGAAGCGTTAATAATCGTTCCAACAGCTCCAATGGGCTTCTTCTCTAGTAAATTTACTTCTGTAGAAGAAATAGAAGATGGTGCTTCAGTTGCAATTCCAAATGATCCATCAAATGCTGCGCGTGCTCTTGTAGCTTTACAAGAACATGGATTAATTGAAATTGATCCGAATATAGACTCATTAACTGCTTCTGAGAAAGATGTAGTAGTAAATGATAAAAACTTAGAATTCTTACCAGTAGAAGCGGGTTCATTACCACGTCAAATTGAAAGTGTTGATGTTGCGGCTGTACCAGGTAACTTCGCTTTAGCTGCTGGGTTAGATTTGATGGACGCAATGTTCTTAGAAAATATGCCTGACCAATACCGTAACGTGGTTGCAGTAAAAGCAGATAATAAAGACACACAATTAGCAAAAGATTTAAAAGAAATCGTGGAATCAGCTAAATTCGAAGAAATCATCGATGCAGAATTCCAAGGTTTCGGTAAACCTGAGTGGATGGTAAATCGTTAATAAGTGATGAAAGAGCTTGAGAGGGGGTTTCCTTTCTCAGGCTTTTTTATTTAGTTGTTAGGATAATTGATCATCATGATTTGCTAGTTCTTCATCGGGGAAAGTGCTCATTCTTTTATCGTAAGCGATTAAAACAACGCCTAATTCTTCTTGTAACAATTTAATTTTTTCTAGTTGTTCTACGTCTAATTCAGCAAATTTGATTTCTTCCATCAACAAGACACATCCTTTCGTTTTTTAAGATGCTCAATGGAGAAGTGTTGCATACTTTTCGATTGATTAAATTTTTTTATACAAAATAAAAAAACTAGAAGAACTGCCATACTAAGGCAAATCTTCTAGTCCCAATATATTATTTAATCGTTACCTCATTTTTCTCGAATAATCCAAGTTTTTCAACTCTAGCGATTGCTTCTTTCAAGCGCTCTTCACTAACTAATAGTCCGACGCGAATGTACCCTTCGCCATATTCACCGAAGCCATTACCCGCTGCTACGGCTACGTTTGCCTTATTTAAAAGTAAATCAGCAAATTCCTGACTCGTAAATCCTTCTGGCACTTTTAACCAGGCAAAGAACGAACCTTTAGGAGCGTTCACATCCCAACCAATACGGTGTGCTTCTTCTATCAATGCATTACGTCGATTTTCGTAAATTGCACTTTGGTCTTCAACACATTGCTGATTACCATTTAAAGCTTCAATTGCCGCATGCTGTAATGCGGGGAAGAGACTCACGAATAGGTGATCTTGAATTAAGTTAATGGCTTCAATAATTGTCGCATTGCCAACAGCAAAACCAATTCGCCATCCAGCCATGTTATAGGTTTTTGATAATGTATAAAGCTCTACACCAACATCCTTTGCACCTTCAGCTTGTAAGAAGCTAACCGGTTTTTCCCCATCAAATCCAAATGCTCCATAAGCAAAATCATGAACAACAGCAAGTTTATGATCTTTTGCAAATTGAACAGTTTCTTCAAAAAATGGTAAGTTTGCTGTTGCACCAGTTGGGTTATTTGGATAGTTTAAATACATTAACTTAGCTCGGGATTTTACTTCATCAGTTAGAGCGTTATAATCAGGTAAAAATTCATTTTCCTCTAGTAATGGCATCGTATCAAATGTTACATCTCCTAAAACCACACCCGATAAATAATCCGGATATCCTGGATCGGGTAACAGCATGGAGTCACCAGGGTTTAAAATAGCCATAGGTAATTCGACTAACCCTATTTTTGCACCACCCATAATTGCAACTTCAGTATGTGGGTCAATATCTACGTTATATTCACGTTTATAGAAGTTGGCAATGGCGTCTTTAAATTCTGGTAGCCCACGGAACGGCGAATACTTGTGTGTTTGCGTATCCATTGCAGCATGTTGAAGTGCTTCAACAATATGTTGTGGCGTCGGACAATCTGGATTTCCTTGTCCTAAATTAATAACATCTCTCCCCTCAGAAATGGCAGTATTTACTTTTTGAACTAGGGATGCAAAAAATTGTGTAGGAAGGTTTTGTAGCTTA carries:
- a CDS encoding pyridoxal phosphate-dependent aminotransferase; its protein translation is MELSNKLQNLPTQFFASLVQKVNTAISEGRDVINLGQGNPDCPTPQHIVEALQHAAMDTQTHKYSPFRGLPEFKDAIANFYKREYNVDIDPHTEVAIMGGAKIGLVELPMAILNPGDSMLLPDPGYPDYLSGVVLGDVTFDTMPLLEENEFLPDYNALTDEVKSRAKLMYLNYPNNPTGATANLPFFEETVQFAKDHKLAVVHDFAYGAFGFDGEKPVSFLQAEGAKDVGVELYTLSKTYNMAGWRIGFAVGNATIIEAINLIQDHLFVSLFPALQHAAIEALNGNQQCVEDQSAIYENRRNALIEEAHRIGWDVNAPKGSFFAWLKVPEGFTSQEFADLLLNKANVAVAAGNGFGEYGEGYIRVGLLVSEERLKEAIARVEKLGLFEKNEVTIK
- a CDS encoding methionine ABC transporter permease — protein: MFDFPHFVEMLPDIGKAFQETLIMLGISLSFSLIIGLPLGILLFITDKGLFWENRFVNSVFGFVVNLIRSVPFIILIVALFPLATLIVGRAIGPVAASVSLSIAAIPFFARLVEGALRDIDKGVIEASIAVGATPWMIIKDVLLPEAKSSIIRGVTITVISLVAYSAMAGTVGGGGIGDLAIRHGYYRYDDTMMIATVTLLVIIVQIIQFTGEWIAKSVDKR
- a CDS encoding MetQ/NlpA family ABC transporter substrate-binding protein yields the protein MKKYLLTFLTLVLAVVLAACGSNNEGSTSTNEGNTETQENKNIKLGATAGPYSDMLSKAIIPQLEEKGYTVELVEFSDYIQPNNALNNGDIDANLFQHSIYLETFEQQNNMDLEALIIVPTAPMGFFSSKFTSVEEIEDGASVAIPNDPSNAARALVALQEHGLIEIDPNIDSLTASEKDVVVNDKNLEFLPVEAGSLPRQIESVDVAAVPGNFALAAGLDLMDAMFLENMPDQYRNVVAVKADNKDTQLAKDLKEIVESAKFEEIIDAEFQGFGKPEWMVNR